The nucleotide window TCGCCCGCACCACGAAGCGCCGGGCGGGCTTGGGGACGTACGTGATCGGAACCGATCGCGTTACGCGATGTAGTCCAGGACGGATCTGTCCGGGTCCATCGATCGGAGGAACGCGGCCCAGGCGAAGCAGTAGAGGCAGGCGACGAAGAGGAACAGCGCGGCGAACAGGCCGGAGAGTGCCCACGACGACTGGGCGTACATCTCGTACACGAGGGCGGTGGTCAGCAACAGGAAGACCACGCCGAGGTGGTTCGCGCGATCGTCGACGAAATCTCGGACGGGGCGCATCCGTTGGGGCGTGAGCGGGACCTGGTGAAATAGGTAACTGTTCTCCCAGGCCGTCCTGATCCCTCCCGTGGCTCGTCGCTTCGGTTCGCGTCGGGATTTCTCGGGAAGGATGTCGTTCGTCGCCCTCGACGGTCAGTACCTCTGGTCTACCCGCCGATTCGTAGGAACAGTTACATCATTCTGGCCGACACATCGACCTAGGAACGATGTCTCGACGTGCCCTCCCCACTTCCCCTCTCACCCCGACGTGGACGTACGCGCTCGTCGGTGGCCTCGCCTCGATGCCGCTCACGGTCGGCCAGTACTGGCTGTCCGGCATGGGATCGGACTTCTCGACAGGTATGATCCTCTTCGGGGGCCTCATCGCCGGCTATCTCGCCGAGCGGAACTCGACGGGAGCCGTGCACGCGGGAATCGGTGCTGGCGTGGTCGGTGGGGTGCCGGGATACGTCTGGATTCTCCCCGCGCTGGTGGAGTTCGGAACGTCGTTCGCGACTGCGTGGTCGTCGCCTGTCGCCGGAGCCATCCTGATGGGATTCGCCGGTGTAGTGGTCATCGGTATCGCCGCGCTGCCGGGGTTCCTCGGCGGCATCGTCGGCGCCTGGCTGGCCAGGAACGTCGAGAGACGGCGAGCGGTTCCCGGGAGTGCCTGACGTCCTGGCAGTCGACTGCTCACGTCGAGCGGTTCGTCACTCACATTCGGGATTCGTCGGCCTTCCGGACTTTCATCATGGGTGAAGCATTCACCGAAGCCAGATACAACCAGGTGAACTGGATCGGCAAAAAGTACTTGACAGATTCCTGTCTCTCTCTGCTATGAATCGGCGCCGCTTCTTGGGACACGGAGCTGGCCTCCTCTCACTTACGCTCTCGGGTTGTCTCGGAGGAGGACGAGCGTCAGGAGGCGAGACACAATCAGCCACACACACGGCGGAGCGGGGGCAACCGGGATACGAAGACCTGTTACTACACAGCGGCTCGACTACTAGAGCGATTCACGTCGCCGTCTACCGGACCTCGAAACCGCAAGAGACCCTCGTGAACGCTCGGTACGAGGTCCCGGGCGGCGTCATCCTCCAGTTTCCTGACCTCTTCGAACAAGGTGTGGAGTATCGATTCGAGGCGGCACCCCCACACGGGGAACCATCTCGGGCTACGTTGACTGTGGAGGGGTGTGGTCCAGAGTCAGAGGCTCCAACGGGCGAGCGGCCAATCGTCATTTACGCGGAAGTGTCAGAAACCTCCATCTTGTTCATGGGGTGTGATACCGTCTTCAGGGAGGAGTACGTGGATGCTGGTGGCCACACCGTCACGACCCCAGACGAACGGAACGAGTCGACCACGATGCCAACCACGTCAACCAGTACTTCGTAAGCCCCAGGAGAGTTCGTGCGCTACCTTCGCAGGTTCTTCCAAGTGCCTAGTTCGAGGTCCACTCGCCGAAATATCGCCGCTGCGATGCCGAAAACATCCTCTGCATTCCGTGGACGACCCGTAGTAGCGACAGGGTAGGTCAGGAGCGACCGTTCCGAACGCGACTCGCATATCTATCATCCAGTCCTCTCCCATATCCGAAGGAGTAGCGCGGAAACTGCCGGTACGGTCACCCTCGATTGGTCGTACCCGCTTTCGTGTTACGCCACGGCAACTTCATTTCGAGTAGAGACGTAGGGACGATCGGATGCCAACGGTTCAGATCGGCGATATGGAGACCTGCTACGAACTGCGAGGGGAGGGCCGCCCATCGTCTTCATCCACGGCGCCCTCTCCGATCGCACGGCGGCGGACCGGCAACTGGAGGCGTTCAGCGACGCGTACACCGCCGTCGCGTACGATCTCCGGGGCCATGGCAACACGACGAACCCACACGACGCGTCGTACTCGATCGACCAGTTGGCCGAGGACCTCCACGCGTTCGTCGACGCCTCGGGGCTCGACCGTCCGATTCTCTGTGGCGTCTCGATGGGCGGGATGATCGCCCAGGTCTACGCGAGCCGATACCCCGATCAGCTCAGTGGCCTCGTACTCGCCGATACCTTCACTCCGGCGTTCGTCAGCCTGCGGGACTGCATCGAGCGGACCGTGCTGGTCAACGCGCTAATCGGATTCGTCCGCCTCGTGGGATACGTCCGGGCGAAGGCCCTCATGCTGTGGTTCGGACGGAAACTGGAGGGGGACGACACAACGAGTCTCCGTCCCGAGGCGTTCCCGGATATGGACACTGCCGCCGCCGTCAACGCGTTGAAGGCCGTCA belongs to Halorarum halophilum and includes:
- a CDS encoding DUF5518 domain-containing protein, with translation MSRRALPTSPLTPTWTYALVGGLASMPLTVGQYWLSGMGSDFSTGMILFGGLIAGYLAERNSTGAVHAGIGAGVVGGVPGYVWILPALVEFGTSFATAWSSPVAGAILMGFAGVVVIGIAALPGFLGGIVGAWLARNVERRRAVPGSA
- a CDS encoding alpha/beta fold hydrolase, which encodes MEAFSDAYTAVAYDLRGHGNTTNPHDASYSIDQLAEDLHAFVDASGLDRPILCGVSMGGMIAQVYASRYPDQLSGLVLADTFTPAFVSLRDCIERTVLVNALIGFVRLVGYVRAKALMLWFGRKLEGDDTTSLRPEAFPDMDTAAAVNALKAVTSFHRTHVDLASITVPTLILYGEHESSIISRHVPTLAAGIPDATVREVPDAGHASPWDNPEFFNGAIRDFLAG